The following coding sequences lie in one Arachis ipaensis cultivar K30076 chromosome B05, Araip1.1, whole genome shotgun sequence genomic window:
- the LOC107640427 gene encoding uncharacterized protein LOC107640427: MKKNEKLRVCIDFRDLNNATPKDEYFMPIADMLIDFAVGNEILSFMDGYYRYNQIFIAENDVAKTVFRCPGALASENTIGCMLAQDDKNGHERAVYYLSRVLTNIETRGCLGKWMLALTKFDLQYVPAKAVKGQVIVDFLVDNSKDLNDQGANIIEVKIDYWKLYFDGSKHKDGAGVGILIVSPEGILSKFLFEIKYPCSNNEAEYEALILGLEILINKGVLEVQILGNSQLVLKQLSKEFKCNNERLQKYLTTAWELLTSFQRVSLVHIPRIQNEMANELAQIASKYKIGQEPLSLW; this comes from the exons atgaagaagaatgagaagttGAGAGTGTGCATCGATTTTCGAGATTTGAATAATGCTACTCCAAAAGATGAATATTTTATGCCCATCGCAGATATGTTAATCGATTTTGCAGTAGGAAATGAAATACTTAGTTTCATGGATGGTTATTATAGATATAACCAAATTTTCATTGCAGAAAATGATGTGGCTAAAACTGTCTTTCGTTGTCCTGGGGCATTAG CATCTGAAAATACTATAGGATGTATGTTAGCCCAGGATGATAAAAATGGGCATGAGCGGGCagtttattaccttagtcgagttTTAACTAATATTGAAACAAG GGGATGTTTAGGAAAATGGATGCTGGCATTGACGAAATTTGATTTACAGTATGTCCCAGCCAAGGCTGTGAAAGGACAGGTCATTGTAGATTTTCTTGTGGATAATTCGAAAGATCTGAATGACCAGGGGGCAAATATAATCGAAGTAAAAATTGATTATTGGAAGTTGTATTTTGATGGGTCAAAACATAAAGATGGCGCAGGAGTTGGGATTTTAATTGTTTCACCAGAAGGAATTCTGTCAAAATTTCTATTTGAAATAAAATATCCTTGTTCGAATAATGAGGCAGAGTATGAAGCATTGATTTTGGGCCTCGAAATCTTAATTAATAAAGGAGTTTTGGAAGTTCAGATATTAGGGAATTCCCAGTTGGTTTTGAAGCAGTTGTCCAAAGAATTTAAATGTAATAATGAGAGGTTACAGAAGTATTTGACAACTGCTTGGGAGTTGTTAACTTCTTTTCAAAGAGTTTCTCTAGTTCATATTCCAAGGATTCAGAATGAAATGGCTAATGAATTAGCCCAAATTGCTTCGAAGTATAAAATTGGCCAGGAACCCTTGAGTCTTTGGTAG